Proteins encoded by one window of Flavobacterium sp. N502540:
- a CDS encoding FAD-binding and (Fe-S)-binding domain-containing protein produces MSIIKELEQLAASLEGTLLYDDLHKTLYSTDASVYRIKPNAVAIPKTIEDIAKLIKFAGQHQLSITPRTAGTSLAGQAVGDGLVVDVSKHFTKIISYNAEKKTVTVQPGVIRDELNLFLKPHGVFFAPITSTSNRAMIGGMVGNNSSGTTSIRYGVTRDKIAEVKALLSDGSEVVFKDLTSAEFIEKTKGDTLENKIYKTIYEELSVSATQEEIVKEFPKPEIHRRNTGYAVDILLKSDLFGGTEPTINLGKLLCGSEGTLAFTTEVTLKVDDLPPPHSIMVVGHYHTIQESLESVVVAMKHHLYTAEMIDDTILDCTKTNREHIKNRFFLVGEPKAIMLFEVASHTLEDAEKQADALIADLEKNNFGYARVKIYGNDIDKANELRKAGLGLLGSIVGDNKAADSIEDTAVELSDLPAYIAEFSAMMKSHGQEAIYYAHAGAGELHLRPVLNLKKTSDLKLFRTIATDVAVLVKKYRGSLSGEHGDGIVRGEFIPYMIGESNYELLKRIKLAFDPNSALNIGKIVNALKMDENHRVVSGRVEPDIKTFQDFSDSLGILRAAEKCNGSGDCRKLPSAGGAMCPSYRATKNEKETTRARANALREYLTYSEKENKFDQKELYEVFELCVSCKACASECPSNVDVATLKAEFLYQYQKANGFSTRNKIFAHNAKLNKMGSLFPSITNFISNQSLVKKSMGIAPERQVPLLAKKTFRKWYENHKPQQNNFPNGQVYLFNDEFTNYYDVNIGIDAFELLTKLGYEVLIVDHEESGRTYLSKGFLEEAKKIADINVTIFKDLVSANTPLIGIEPSAILTFRDEYLRLATNKEAAEKVAKNAFTIEEFFKREIVDGKITADSFSAEKKEIKIHGHCHQKSLSSVEVTFAMLNLPTNNVVTIYNSGCCGMAGSFGYEKEHYQVSMQMGEDTLFPKVRATAQEVKIAAAGTSCRHQIYDGTSREAQHPVSILRNCLK; encoded by the coding sequence ATGTCAATAATTAAAGAGTTAGAACAATTAGCAGCATCATTAGAAGGAACCCTTTTGTATGATGATCTTCATAAAACGCTTTATTCGACCGATGCTTCTGTGTATCGAATTAAACCCAATGCGGTGGCGATCCCCAAAACAATTGAAGATATTGCCAAGCTGATAAAATTTGCAGGACAGCATCAGCTGTCGATTACGCCAAGAACGGCCGGAACTTCGTTGGCAGGACAAGCAGTAGGAGACGGATTGGTCGTTGATGTGTCGAAGCATTTTACGAAAATTATTTCGTACAATGCAGAAAAGAAAACCGTAACGGTTCAGCCTGGAGTAATTCGCGACGAGCTGAATCTGTTTTTAAAACCGCACGGTGTATTTTTTGCTCCAATTACATCAACATCAAACCGTGCAATGATTGGCGGTATGGTGGGGAATAACTCTTCAGGAACAACTTCGATTCGATATGGAGTGACACGCGATAAAATTGCTGAGGTAAAAGCTCTTTTAAGCGACGGTTCGGAAGTAGTTTTTAAAGATCTGACTTCTGCTGAATTTATCGAAAAAACCAAAGGGGATACTTTAGAAAATAAAATATACAAAACCATTTACGAGGAGCTTTCTGTTTCCGCTACTCAGGAAGAAATTGTAAAAGAATTTCCGAAACCCGAGATTCACCGAAGAAATACAGGTTATGCTGTTGATATTCTGTTGAAATCGGATTTGTTTGGCGGAACTGAACCCACTATCAATTTAGGCAAACTGCTTTGCGGAAGCGAAGGAACACTGGCTTTTACAACCGAAGTGACGCTGAAAGTAGACGACCTGCCTCCACCTCACAGCATTATGGTTGTGGGACATTATCACACGATTCAGGAATCATTAGAATCTGTTGTTGTAGCGATGAAGCATCATTTGTACACGGCAGAAATGATTGATGATACGATTTTAGATTGTACCAAAACGAATCGGGAACATATTAAAAACCGTTTCTTTTTGGTGGGAGAGCCCAAAGCCATTATGTTGTTTGAAGTGGCGTCGCATACTTTAGAAGATGCCGAAAAACAAGCGGATGCTTTGATTGCTGATTTGGAAAAAAACAATTTTGGTTATGCACGAGTAAAAATTTACGGGAATGATATTGACAAAGCCAATGAACTGAGAAAAGCCGGTCTGGGTCTTTTAGGAAGTATCGTTGGTGACAATAAAGCAGCCGATTCAATCGAAGATACTGCGGTTGAATTGAGTGATTTGCCGGCTTATATTGCTGAATTTTCGGCCATGATGAAAAGTCACGGACAAGAGGCAATTTATTACGCACATGCGGGAGCAGGAGAACTGCATTTGCGTCCGGTTTTGAATTTGAAAAAAACATCCGATTTAAAACTTTTTAGAACCATTGCAACCGATGTGGCTGTTTTGGTTAAAAAATACAGAGGATCTCTGAGTGGAGAACATGGCGACGGAATTGTGCGTGGTGAATTTATTCCTTATATGATTGGGGAATCCAATTATGAATTATTGAAAAGAATCAAGCTGGCGTTTGATCCGAACTCGGCTTTGAATATTGGTAAGATTGTGAATGCCTTAAAAATGGACGAGAATCATCGTGTTGTTTCGGGCAGAGTTGAACCGGATATTAAGACATTTCAGGATTTCTCGGATAGTTTGGGGATTTTACGTGCTGCCGAAAAATGCAACGGTTCGGGCGATTGCAGAAAATTGCCGTCAGCAGGAGGAGCAATGTGTCCGAGTTACCGAGCTACCAAAAATGAAAAAGAAACCACGCGTGCCAGGGCGAATGCCTTACGCGAATATTTGACCTATTCAGAGAAAGAAAACAAATTTGATCAGAAAGAACTTTACGAAGTTTTTGAATTGTGTGTGAGTTGTAAAGCCTGTGCCAGCGAATGTCCGAGTAATGTAGACGTAGCCACGCTGAAAGCTGAATTTTTATACCAATATCAGAAAGCAAACGGATTTTCGACCCGAAACAAAATCTTTGCACACAACGCCAAACTGAATAAGATGGGAAGTTTGTTTCCGTCGATTACGAATTTTATTTCCAATCAGTCTCTCGTGAAAAAAAGCATGGGAATTGCTCCGGAAAGGCAAGTTCCGTTATTGGCAAAAAAGACGTTCAGAAAATGGTACGAAAATCATAAACCACAGCAAAATAATTTCCCCAACGGACAAGTGTATCTGTTTAATGATGAATTTACCAATTATTACGATGTTAATATCGGTATAGATGCTTTTGAACTATTGACAAAATTAGGTTACGAAGTTTTAATCGTCGATCATGAAGAAAGCGGAAGAACGTATTTGTCCAAAGGATTTCTCGAAGAAGCCAAGAAAATTGCAGATATCAATGTGACTATTTTTAAGGATTTAGTTTCTGCAAATACACCTTTAATCGGAATTGAACCTTCGGCAATATTAACGTTCAGAGACGAATATCTGCGTCTTGCAACGAACAAAGAAGCCGCTGAAAAAGTTGCTAAAAATGCTTTTACGATAGAAGAATTCTTTAAAAGAGAAATTGTCGATGGTAAGATCACAGCTGATTCTTTTTCGGCAGAAAAGAAAGAAATTAAAATTCACGGACACTGCCATCAGAAATCATTGAGTTCTGTTGAAGTGACATTTGCTATGCTGAATTTACCAACGAATAATGTGGTTACCATTTATAATTCAGGTTGTTGTGGAATGGCGGGATCATTTGGTTACGAAAAAGAGCATTATCAGGTGAGCATGCAAATGGGAGAAGATACCTTATTTCCAAAAGTAAGAGCCACCGCCCAAGAGGTAAAAATCGCTGCAGCCGGAACCAGCTGCCGTCACCAGATTTACGATGGAACAAGCAGAGAAGCCCAGCATCCGGTAAGTATTTTAAGAAACTGCCTGAAGTAA